In Drosophila simulans strain w501 chromosome 3R, Prin_Dsim_3.1, whole genome shotgun sequence, a single window of DNA contains:
- the LOC6729585 gene encoding uncharacterized protein LOC6729585 encodes MSVSDLIGALDAIPKLTVPESLVPEETSVFLDAPEWLTESYLQDALRKYYNDQHIRINWVKVNPALGKGENYGGVLTRVKAQFTRSDGSSQLGHYIVKSTFEGNEFAQNAMKPYDIFNREMIIYEQVLPKQKALLREIGDAEQIFAETMAVDIDNSALIFEDLNARGFVMPDRLVGLDQKLARIVLRKLAKMHATSAVLNERENHILESYDRGFFNRYTDNYEPAFVGMLQAATRRVAQWPGYEKYAEKLKALVPIYMELGKRIFDISPGHINVLAHGDLWTNNVLVKYDKQTGEPIDVVIIDFQYTAWGSPALDLFYFMNSSLEFDLHQNHQEQLIAYYFSHFADTLKKLQYRSTIPSLHQFHQQLLQKKFYAAHTSISVFPVQRNVETADADFNALMETNQRAMNFKDACYRNPIAQRILRELLPDFEAEGLLDADQ; translated from the exons ATGTCGGTTTCGGATCTGATTGGTGCCCTTGATGCCATTCCCAAGCTCACCGTTCCCGAGTCTCTTGTGCCAGAAGAAACTTCGGTTTTCCTGGATGCTCCTGAATGGCTAACAGAGAGCTATCTGCAGGATGCCTTGCGCAAATACTACAACGACCAACACATCAGGATCAACTGGGTCAAGGTGAATCCTGCCTTGGGCAAGGGTGAAAACTACGGTGGAGTCCTCACTCGTGTGAAGGCGCAGTTCACTCGGAGCGATGGTAGCTCCCAACTGGGTCACTACATTGTCAAGTCGACTTTTGAGGGGAATGAGTTCGCCCAGAATGCTATGAAGCCGTACGACATCTTCAATCGGGAGATGATCATCTACGAGCAGGTCCTGCCCAAGCAGAAGGCCCTCCTCCGAGAGATCGGCGATGCGGAGCAGATTTTTGCCGAAACCATGGCGGTGGACATAGATAACTCGGCGCTGATTTTCGAAGATCTAAATGCTCGTGGCTTTGTAATGCCAGATCGTTTGGTCGGATTGGACCAGAAACTAGCTCGAATTGTGCTCCGTAAGCTGGCCAAGATGCATGCCACTTCGGCGGTCCTAAACGAACGCGAGAACCACATCCTCGAGAGCTACGATCGGGGGTTCTTCAACCGCTACACCGATAACTACGAACCAGCATTTGTGGGCATGCTCCAGGCGGCCACTCGCCGTGTGGCTCAGTGGCCAGGATACGAAAAGTACGCGGAGAAGTTAAAGGCTCTGGTGCCCATCTACATGGAACTGGGCAAAAGAATCTTTGACATTAGTCCCGGGCACATTAATGTCCTGGCCCACGGAGATCTTTGGACCAATAATGTGCTGGTTAAGTACGACAAGCAGACCGGGGAGCCAATTGACGTGGTTATCATTGATTTCCAATACACGGCCTGGGGATCGCCGGCACTTGATCTGTTTTACTTCATGAACTCCTCGCTAGAGTTCGATCTTCATCAGAACCATCAGGAGCAGCTGATTGCCTACTACTTCAGCCATTTCGCTGATACATTGAAAAAACTGCAGTACCGATCTACAATTCCAAGCTTGCATCAGTTCCACCAGCAATTGCTGCAGAAGAAATTCTACG CTGCACACACATCCATTTCGGTGTTTCCAGTTCAGCGAAATGTGGAAACCGCAGATGCCGATTTTAATGCCCTAATGGAGACCAACCAGCGAGCCATGAATTTCAAGGATGCCTGCTATAGGAATCCGATTGCTCAAAGGATCTTGCGGGAACTTCTGCCTGACTTCGAGGCAGAGGGTCTTCTTGATGCCGACCAGTAA
- the LOC6729586 gene encoding uncharacterized protein LOC6729586, giving the protein MTDKVDAEQFNDDELEAPAWLNPQFIEEILIAYEDAPELKVVDLKITPASAQGDHYASVMFRTTAECTTAKGKFSRPLIIKTMPEQEGHKKDMLSESHLFETEIGMYCQVLPEFERILRESGDDTKLFVPCIYHSLEPRKVMIFEDLVPQGYYVIRDRPVAQEELKTAFAKLAKWHAISMKFIKEQPDFLKEFKYGLFEMPTVKNDPFITTGMQSFIEMLDRLPELRKYKPHFEQIKDKYMQQVQAVMQEYRENRRSDAFYVLCHGDFHLRNMMFKNNKETGAHEDAMLVDFQISNLCPITIDLTYSIYMLMEAEQRREMGKDLINHYLTVLVATLKSIGYKGELPTQAKLWEQIHRNKYYDFFLLSTFLPLILAIKSNSFKMNDLIQDPETRQKTYFLDTYVKDVSTLLPKFEQLGYFKCL; this is encoded by the exons ATGACTGACAAGGTAGACGCGGAACAATTCAATGACGACGAACTGGAGGCACCGGCTTGGCTGAATCCTCAATTTATAGAGGAGATTCTGATCGCGTACGAAGATGCGCCGGAACTGAAAGTTGTCGATCTTAAAATCACTCCGGCGAGTGCCCAGGGAGATCACTATGCCAGCGTTATGTTCCGAACAACTGCGGAGTGTACCACCGCTAAGGGAAAGTTCAGTAGGCCACTAATCATCAAGACGATGCCCGAGCAGGAAGGACACAAGAAGGATATGCTCAGCGAATCGCATCTGTTCGAAACCGAGATCGGAATGTATTGCCAGGTTCTTCCGGAATTCGAGAGAATTCTGCGCGAATCAGGAGACGATACAAAGCTATTTGTGCCCTGCATTTACCACAGCCTGGAGCCGCGTAAGGTGATGATATTTGAGGACCTGGTGCCCCAGGGGTATTATGTCATTCGAGACCGACCGGTTGCTCAGGAGGAACTCAAAACAGCCTTTGCCAAACTGGCCAAATGGCATGCAATTAGCATGAAATTCATTAAGGAG CAACCTGACTTCCTAAAGGAGTTTAAGTATGGCCTTTTCGAGATGCCCACTGTAAAGAATGACCCTTTCATTACAACTGGCATGCAGAGCTTCATAGAAATGCTGGACAGATTACCAGAGCTAAGAAAGTATAAGCCTCATTTCGAACAGATAAAGGATAAGTACATGCAACAAGTACAAGCTGTGATGCAGGAATACCGTGAAAATCGAAGGAGTGATGCCTTCTATGTCCTCTGCCATGGTGACTTCCATCTTCGCAATATGATGTTCAAGAACAACAAGGAGACGGGTGCCCACGAGGATGCCATGCTGGTAGATTTCCAGATTAGCAACCTTTGTCCCATCACAATTGATCTAACATATTCCATATATATGCTGATGGAGGCGGAACAACgcagggaaatgggaaaggaCTTGATTAATCACTATTTAACAGTTTTGGTAGCCACCCTCAAGAGCATTGGATACAAAGGTGAACTGCCAACCCAAGCGAAACTCTGGGAGCAAATCCATCGGAACAAGTATTATG atttctttttGTTGAGCACTTTTTTGCCCTTGATTTTGGCCATCAAATCGAATAGTTTCAAAATGAACGACCTTATACAGGATCCGGAAACCCGCCAAAAAACCTACTTTTTGGATACATATGTAAAAGATGTTTCCACACTATTGCCGAAATTCGAGCAACTTGGCTACTTTAAATGTCTATAG
- the LOC6729587 gene encoding uncharacterized protein LOC6729587, with amino-acid sequence MEGKNIEYNADELQAPAWLNAQFIGEILREYEQIPDLKVTGLQVSPATAQGDHYASVMFRTKVEYTTSNGKFSKPLIIKTMPEQEGHKKDMLSESHLFETEIGMYCQALPEFERILREAGDNTKLFVPCIYHSLKPRQVMIFEDLVPQGYTVIRDSPPSLGDLKLAFNKLAKWHAVSMKVINEQPYFLKEFQYGMYEMPTIDTDPFITTGMTSFIQMLDKMPELRKYKHHFEKIKDNYMQRLEIEMHEYHKYRRNDRYYVLCHGDFHLRNMMFRHNKELGAYDDVMLVDFQFSNLCPITVDLTYSVYMLMEPEQRWEMGEDLINEYFSVLVATLRKIGYKGDMPTQRELWEQIQNNKYYDFFLISTLLPLMVGVKSNDLKMHEALQDSKARLKSYFLDDYVQDVSKLLPKFEQLGYFKDL; translated from the exons atggaaggcaaaaatattgaatataatgCGGACGAACTTCAGGCGCCAGCTTGGCTAAATGCTCAGTTTATCGGTGAAATTCTGAGAGAGTACGAGCAAATCCCGGATCTTAAAGTAACCGGTCTGCAGGTATCACCCGCCACTGCCCAGGGAGATCACTATGCCAGCGTTATGTTCCGTACCAAAGTGGAGTACACAACTTCGAATGGAAAGTTCTCCAAGCCACTGATCATCAAAACAATGCCGGAGCAGGAAGGACATAAAAAGGACATGCTGTCCGAATCGCATTTATTCGAAACGGAAATCGGAATGTACTGCCAAGCCCTTCCAGAGTTTGAAAGGATCCTCCGAGAAGCAGGGGACAATACCAAACTGTTTGTGCCGTGCATTTATCACAGCTTGAAGCCGCGGCAAGTGATGATATTCGAGGATCTGGTTCCGCAGGGGTACACCGTCATCCGCGATAGTCCGCCCTCACTGGGGGATTTGAAATTGGCCTTTAACAAGCTGGCCAAGTGGCATGCAGTCAGCATGAAAGTCATCAATGAG CAACCATACTTCCTGAAGGAATTTCAGTATGGCATGTATGAAATGCCCACAATCGATACTGATCCTTTTATAACAACTGGCATGACAAGCTTTATTCAAATGCTGGACAAAATGCCGGAACTAAGGAAGTATaaacatcattttgaaaagaTTAAGGATAATTATATGCAACGCCTGGAAATTGAGATGCATGAATATCACAAATATCGGCGAAACGATCGGTACTACGTCCTGTGTCACGGTGACTTCCATCTTCGCAATATGATGTTTAGACACAATAAGGAGTTGGGAGCCTACGATGACGTGATGCTAGTAGACTTCCAATTCAGCAATCTGTGCCCCATTACAGTGGACTTGACATACTCCGTATATATGCTGATGGAGCCGGAACAGCGCTGGGAAATGGGAGAGGACCTGATCAATGaatatttttcggttttggtagCCACCCTCAGGAAAATTGGATACAAGGGGGATATGCCTACCCAAAGAGAATTGTGGGAGCAAATACAGAATAACAAGTATTATG ATTTCTTTCTGATAAGCACATTGCTTCCTCTAATGGTGGGAGTTAAGtcaaatgatttaaaaatgcatgagGCACTCCAAGATTCCAAGGCCCGACTGAAGTCCTATTTCCTAGACGACTATGTTCAAGATGTCAGTAAGCTTTTGCCCAAGTTTGAACAACTAGGATACTTTAAGGATCTATAA
- the LOC6729588 gene encoding uncharacterized protein LOC6729588: MTENVDSTQFNADEVDPPAWLNAKFIEGALRAYEKDPELHVTDLKISPATLQGDHYASIMFRAVSQYSTAKGNFSKALIVKTMPEQEGHKKDMLSNSPIFKTEILMYSKALPELERILREAGDTTKLYVPCIYHSLEPHQVMIFEDLVPQGYTVIRDRYANKEELKNAYFKLAKWHAASMKVLNEQPDFLKEFKHGLWGLPAFLSDTLVTTGVPCFLEMLDKVPELTKYKPYFEKIKDNYIQRMSVVMEEYRTNPKPNRYYVLCHGDFHGRNMMFRYSKETGSFEDVMLVDFQISNVCPITIDLIYSIFMLMDTEDRWDLGKEYIDYYFSVLVETLKKIGFKGEMPTQTGIWEHIHGHKDYEFFMMTSFLPLVAAMKSQTFKSMDSFFDPQTKQEAYFLEEYLTDVKMLLQKFEELGYFKDL, encoded by the exons ATGACGGAAAACGTAGATTCAACACAATTTAATGCGGATGAGGTGGATCCCCCAGCTTGGCTAAATGCGAAGTTTATCGAGGGCGCTCTAAGAGCTTATGAAAAGGATCCTGAATTGCATGTaactgatttgaaaattaGTCCTGCGACTCTGCAGGGAGATCATTATGCCAGCATCATGTTCCGAGCTGTTTCCCAGTACTCCACCGCCAAGGGGAATTTCTCCAAAGCACTAATAGTTAAAACAATGCCGGAACAGGAAGGTCACAAAAAGGATATGCTGTCAAATTCGCCGATCTTCAAAACGGAGATCCTAATGTACAGCAAAGCTCTTCCAGAGCTCGAGAGAATACTCCGGGAGGCAGGGGATACTACCAAGCTCTATGTGCCTTGCATCTATCACAGCTTGGAGCCTCATCAGGTGATGATATTCGAGGATCTGGTGCCACAGGGGTACACCGTCATCCGAGATCGCTATGCAAATAAAGAGGAACTTAAGAATGCCTACTTCAAGTTGGCAAAGTGGCATGCAGCCAGCATGAAAGTTTTAAATGAG CAACCTGACTTCCTTAAGGAATTTAAGCATGGGTTGTGGGGCTTGCCCGCCTTTCTGAGCGATACCTTGGTGACCACTGGAGTACCCTGCTTCCTGGAAATGCTAGACAAGGTTCCGGAACTCACGAAATATAAGCCGTATTTCGAAAAAATAAAGGATAACTACATTCAGCGGATGAGTGTAGTCATGGAAGAATACCGCACTAATCCGAAGCCAAATAGGTACTACGTGCTGTGTCACGGGGATTTTCATGGGCGCAACATGATGTTTAGGTATAGCAAGGAAACAGGGTCTTTCGAGGACGTAATGCTGGTGGATTTCCAGATCAGTAATGTGTGCCCCATTACCATTGACCTAATTTACTCCATCTTCATGCTAATGGATACGGAGGATCGTTGGGATCTTGGAAAGGAATATATCGATTATTATTTCTCTGTTCTGGTGGAGACTCTGAAAAAAATAGGCTTCAAAGGTGAAATGCCAACCCAGACAGGAATCTGGGAGCATATCCACGGTCATAAGGATTATG AATTCTTCATGATGACCAGCTTTCTACCCCTGGTGGCTGCCATGAAATCGCAAACTTTTAAGAGTATGGATTCATTTTTTGATCCTCAGACAAAACAAGAGGCTTACTTTCTGGAAGAATACCTTACGGATGTAAAGATGCTATTGCAAAAATTCGAAGAGCTGGGATATTTTAAAGATCTTTAA
- the LOC6729589 gene encoding uncharacterized protein LOC6729589 has translation MTENVDSTQFNADEVDPPAWLNAEFIEGALRAYEKDPELHVTDLKISPATLQGDHYASIMFRAVSQYSTAKGNFSKALIVKTMPEQEGHKKDMLSNSPIFKTEILMYSKALPELERILREAGDTTKLYVPCIYHSLDPHQVMIFEDLVPQGYTVIRDRFVNKEELKNAYFKLAKWHAASMKVLNEQPDFLKEFKYGMWGMPAFLNDPMVTTGVPCFLEMLDKVPELTKYKPYFEKVKDNYIQRMSVVMEEYRTNPKPNRYYVLCHGDFHGRNMMFRYSKETGSFEDVMLVDFQISNVCPITIDLIYSIFMLMDTEDRWDLGKEYIDYYFSVLVETLKKIGFKGEMPTQTGIWEHIHGHKDYEFFLMTSLLPLVAAMKTNTFKMVDLFLDPQIKQQAYFLDEYLADVKMLLPKFEELGYFKDL, from the exons ATGACGGAAAACGTAGATTCAACACAATTTAATGCGGATGAGGTGGATCCCCCAGCTTGGCTAAATGCGGAGTTTATCGAGGGCGCTCTAAGAGCTTATGAAAAGGATCCTGAATTGCATGTaactgatttgaaaattaGTCCTGCGACTCTGCAGGGAGATCATTATGCCAGCATCATGTTCCGAGCTGTTTCCCAGTACTCCACCGCCAAGGGGAATTTCTCCAAGGCACTGATTGTTAAAACAATGCCGGAACAGGAAGGTCACAAAAAGGATATGCTGTCAAATTCGCCGATCTTCAAAACGGAGATCCTAATGTACAGCAAAGCTCTTCCAGAGCTCGAAAGAATCCTCCGGGAGGCAGGGGATACTACCAAGCTCTATGTGCCTTGCATCTATCACAGCTTGGATCCTCATCAGGTGATGATATTCGAGGATCTGGTGCCACAGGGGTACACCGTCATCCGAGATCGCTTTGTCAACAAAGAGGAACTTAAGAATGCCTACTTCAAGTTGGCAAAGTGGCATGCAGCCAGCATGAAAGTTTTAAATGAG CAACCTGACTTTCTCAAGGAATTTAAGTATGGTATGTGGGGCATGCCCGCCTTTCTGAACGATCCCATGGTGACCACTGGTGTACCCTGCTTTTTGGAAATGCTAGACAAGGTACCGGAACTCACGAAATATAAGCCGTATTTCGAAAAAGTAAAGGATAACTACATTCAGCGGATGAGTGTAGTCATGGAAGAATACCGCACTAATCCAAAGCCAAATAGGTACTACGTGCTGTGTCACGGGGATTTTCATGGGCGCAACATGATGTTTAGGTATAGCAAGGAAACAGGGTCTTTCGAGGACGTAATGCTGGTGGATTTCCAGATCAGTAATGTGTGCCCCATTACCATTGACCTAATTTACTCCATCTTCATGCTAATGGATACGGAGGATCGTTGGGATCTTGGAAAGGAATATATCGATTATTATTTCTCTGTTCTGGTGGAGACTCTGAAAAAAATAGGCTTCAAAGGTGAAATGCCAACCCAGACAGGAATCTGGGAGCATATCCATGGCCATAAGGATTATG AATTCTTCCTGATGACTAGCTTGCTGCCCCTGGTGGCTGCCATGAAAACGAATACTTTTAAAATGGtagatttatttttggatccgcaaataaaacaacaagCTTACTTTCTGGATGAATACCTTGCGGATGTCAAGATGCTGTTGCCTAAATTCGAAGAACTGGGATATTTTAAAGATCTTTAA
- the LOC6740781 gene encoding uncharacterized protein LOC6740781 — protein sequence MPDTEQFNADELEAPAWLNAQFITDVLRTYEKCPDLQVTDLKITPASAQGDHYASVMFRTTAEYTTSMGKFCKPLIIKTMPEQEGHKKDMLSDSHFFSTEIKAYTTALPEFERILREAGDGTKLFVPCVYHSLEPRQVIIFEDLVPQGYTVIRNSPPSLGDLKLAFDKLAKWHAASMKVINEQPNFLKEFKYGMYEMPTVDTDPFITSGMSSFIEMLDKVKELRKYKPHFEKIKDNYLQRLEIEMKEYHKYRRNDRYYVLCHGDFHLRNMMFRHNKELGAYDDVMLVDFQFSNLCPITVDLTYSIYMLMEPEQRWEMGEDLINEYFSVLVATLRKIGYKGDMPTQSKLWEQIQNNKYYDFFLISTLLPVMIAVKSNEFMLHEVLQDSKVRQKSYFLEAYIKDVSKLLPKFEKLGYFNDL from the exons ATGCCAGATACCGAGCAATTCAATGCTGATGAGCTGGAGGCTCCTGCATGGCTGAATGCCCAGTTCATTACTGACGTTCTGAGAACCTACGAAAAGTGTCCGGATCTGCAGGTTACCGATCTTAAAATCACTCCGGCGAGTGCCCAGGGAGATCACTACGCAAGCGTAATGTTCCGTACTACTGCTGAGTATACCACTTCGATGGGAAAGTTCTGTAAGCCTCTAATCATTAAGACGATGCCGGAACAAGAAGGACACAAGAAGGATATGCTCAGCGACTCACATTTCTTCTCCACCGAGATTAAAGCCTACACTACGGCTCTGCCCGAGTTTGAGAGAATTCTCCGTGAGGCAGGGGACGGTACAAAGCTATTTGTGCCCTGCGTCTACCACAGTCTGGAGCCGCGGCAGGTGATAATATTCGAGGACCTGGTTCCGCAGGGGTACACTGTCATTCGCAATAGTCCTCCCTCTCTGGGAGATTTGAAATTAGCTTTTGacaagttggccaaatggcatGCAGCCAGCATGAAAGTCATCAATGAG CAACCGAACTTCCTGAAGGAGTTCAAGTATGGCATGTATGAAATGCCCACTGTCGATACTGATCCTTTTATTACAAGTGGCATGAGTAGCTTTATTGAAATGCTGGACAAAGTGAAGGAGCTTAGGAAGTATAAGCCGCATTTCGAAAAGATAAAAGATAATTACCTACAACGCCTGGAAATTGAGATGAAAGAATATCACAAATATCGGCGAAACGATCGGTACTACGTCCTGTGTCACGGTGACTTCCATCTTCGCAATATGATGTTTAGACACAATAAGGAGTTGGGAGCCTATGATGACGTGATGCTAGTGGACTTCCAATTCAGCAATCTGTGCCCCATTACAGTGGACTTGACATACTCCATCTATATGCTGATGGAGCCGGAACAGCGCTGGGAAATGGGAGAGGACCTGATCAATGAATATTTTTCGGTTCTGGTAGCCACCCTCAGGAAAATTGGATACAAGGGGGATATGCCTACCCAAAGTAAACTGTGGGAGCAAATACAGAATAACAAGTATTATG ATTTCTTTCTGATAAGCACATTGCTTCCTGTGATGATCGCCGTAAAATCAAACGAATTTATGTTACATGAAGTACTCCAAGACTCTAAGGTCCGGCAGAAGTCCTACTTCCTGGAGGCCTATATAAAAGATGTTTCTaaacttttgccaaaatttgaaaaacttgGATACTTTaatgatttatga
- the LOC6729591 gene encoding uncharacterized protein LOC6729591, whose protein sequence is MPDNADTEQFNADELEAPAWLNAQFITDVLRTYEKCPDLQVTDLKITPASAQGDHYASVMFRTAAEYTTSKGKFCKPLIIKTMPEQEGHKKDMLSDSHFFSTEIKAYTTALPEFERILREAGDDTKLFVPCIYHSLKPRQVLIFEDLVPQGYFVIRDRPMKLNEYKNVFSKLAKWHAVSMKVLNEQPEILKDFKYGLMEMPTIMSDPMVTTGMENFLKMMDQIPELTKYKPHFEKIKDNYMQRMGEVMQEYRKNFQSDGYYVMCHGDFHARNLMFKENEEVMFVDFQICNLCPITIDLSYSVYMLMEPEQRWDLGKDLINFYFSVLEDTLKKVGYKGKMPTNDGLWKQIHRHKFYDFFLLTTFLPMMVAVKAKTFKINELIQDPEIRQKSYLYDPYVQDVKKLLAKYEEIGYFNDL, encoded by the exons ATGCCAGATAACGCAGATACCGAGCAATTCAATGCCGATGAGCTGGAGGCTCCTGCATGGCTGAATGCCCAGTTCATTACTGACGTTCTGAGAACCTACGAAAAGTGCCCGGATTTGCAAGTTACCGATCTTAAAATCACTCCGGCGAGTGCCCAGGGAGATCACTACGCAAGCGTAATGTTCCGTACTGCTGCTGAGTACACCACTTCGAAGGGAAAGTTTTGTAAGCCTCTAATCATTAAGACGATGCCGGAACAAGAAGGACACAAGAAGGATATGCTCAGCGACTCACATTTCTTCTCCACCGAGATTAAAGCCTACACTACGGCTTTGCCCGAGTTTGAGAGAATTCTCCGGGAGGCAGGCGACGATACAAAGCTATTTGTGCCTTGCATCTACCACAGTCTGAAGCCTCGCCAGGTGTTAATATTCGAGGATTTGGTGCCACAGGGATACTTCGTGATCCGAGATCGTCCAATGAAGCTGAACgaatacaaaaatgttttctccAAACTGGCCAAATGGCACGCTGTTAGCATGAAAGTCTTGAATGAGCAACCTGAAATCTTGAAAGACTTTAAGTATGGCCTAATGGAAATGCCTACCATTATGTCGGATCCAATGGTTACTACtggaatggaaaactttttgaaaatgatGGACCAGATTCCTGAACTTACTAAGTACAAGCCACACTTtgagaaaataaaagataacTACATGCAGCGCATGGGTGAGGTAATGCAGGAATATCGCAAGAACTTTCAATCCGATGGATACTACGTGATGTGTCACGGAGATTTTCATGCCCGAAATTTGATGTTCAAGGAAAATGAGGAGGTCATGTTTGTTGATTTCCAAATCTGTAACCTGTGTCCCATTACAATCGATTTGAGTTATTCTGTGTACATGCTCATGGAGCCGGAGCAGCGATGGGATCTCGGAAAGGATcttattaacttttatttctcGGTTTTGGAGGACACGTTAAAAAAAGTGGGCTACAAGGGCAAGATGCCGACCAATGATGGACTCTGGAAGCAAATTCACCGACACAAGTTTTATG ACTTCTTCCTTTTAACCACTTTCCTGCCAATGATGGTGGCCGTTAAAGCGAAAacgtttaaaataaatgagttAATTCAAGATCCGGAAATCAGACAAAAATCCTACCTCTATGACCCTTATGTTCAAGATGTCAAAAAGCTTTTGGCTAAATATGAAGAAATAGGATACTTTAACGATCTTTGA
- the LOC6729592 gene encoding uncharacterized protein LOC6729592, which translates to MGTGSKNYQAPEWLTAEFLQDVLKEHFKEEQLAVTELIVKSAQVGDQAAGFASEMHRASFNLQRGTAPKGKFSVIVKDHPKGQTGAVAHRSKLFKREILAYKEVLPRIQALLQSIGDQTKIAPTCYYTTESPEPFLILEDMQLSGFENFERGRLLNLDYVLPTIEKVAKLHACSALIAQQSPEVLEFFDEAPISRNPDRRDFLTFFPVNIRCVAEEVAHWKGYEEITEKMFKLAENVLQRALTMFESTGKDFRVFNLTDLWINNLLFHINNETKEPDDVVTLDFQLAYVGSPTIDLNYFLYGSLNENVRKVHYKYIVREYQRVLQQTLEKLNYQGHIPTLKEIHIELIKTSLMGVIGATCLTPLIFREGAGFENLEDLNSRTESGDRFRRENVESPKYRAFLQRTIKEFELSGFLDE; encoded by the exons ATGGGAACCGGCAGCAAGAACTACCAGGCTCCGGAATGGCTTACCGCCGAATTCCTGCAGGATGTGCTGAAGGAACACttcaaggaggagcagctggcggTCACAGAGTTGATAGTGAAGAGCGCCCAAGTGGGCGACCAGGCGGCGGGATTTGCCAGCGAAATGCATCGGGCCAGTTTCAATCTACAGAGGGGCACTGCACCCAAAGGCAAGTTTTCAGTAATAGTAAAAGACCATCCCAAGGGACAAACAGGTGCAGTGGCCCACAGGAGTAAGCTCTTTAAGCGTGAGATTCTGGCTTACAAGGAGGTGCTTCCACGTATTCAAGCCCTGCTCCAATCCATTGGAGATCAAACGAAAATTGCACCTACGTGCTACTACACCACGGAATCGCCGGAGCCATTCCTGATTCTGGAGGACATGCAGCTGTCCGGCTTCGAGAACTTCGAACGCGGTCGGCTGCTGAATCTGGACTACGTACTGCCCACCATCGAGAAGGTCGCCAAGCTGCACGCCTGCAGTGCCCTCATCGCCCAGCAGAGTCCCGAGGTGCTGGAGTTCTTCGACGAGGCGCCCATTTCAAGGAATCCGGACCGTCGTGACTTCCTCACCTTCTTCCCCGTCAACATTCGCTGCGTGGCCGAGGAAGTGGCCCACTGGAAGGGCTACGAGGAGATCACCGAGAAGATGTTCAAGCTGGCCGAGAATGTTCTGCAAAGAGCGCTGACCATGTTCGAGAGCACTGGCAAGGATTTCCGCGTCTTCAACCTCACCGATCTGTGGATCAACAATCTCTTGTTCCACATCAACAACGAGACCAAGGAGCCAGACGATGTGGTCACG TTGGACTTTCAGTTGGCCTATGTGGGATCCCCAACCATCGATCTCAATTACTTCCTCTACGGATCCTTGAACGAGAATGTTCGTAAGGTCCACTATAAGTACATCGTGAGGGAATACCAGAGAGTGCTTCAGCAGACCCTGGAGAAGCTAAACTACCAGGGACACATTCCAACTCTTAAGGAAATCCACATCGAGTTGATTAAGACCAGTCTTATGG GTGTCATTGGCGCCACTTGCCTGACTCCATTGATTTTCAGGGAAGGAGCTGGTTTCGAGAACCTCGAAGATCTGAACTCGCGCACTGAGAGCGGTGATCGTTTCCGCCgggaaaatgttgaaagcCCCAAGTATCGCGCTTTCCTCCAGCGAACTATTAAAGAATTCGAGCTATCTGGATTCTTGGATGAATAA